Genomic window (Sulfurovum sp. NBC37-1):
GTTCTCTCTCCTTCAACCATCACTGCATCGATCTTGTGATAGGCATTGTAAAGACTTGGTCTAATCAGGTCGTTCATCCCGCCATCAACGATGACAAAACGTTTACCATCATTCACTTTTTCATACAACACACTGGTAAAGAAAGCACCTGCATTGGCGACCATATAGCGTCCAGGCTCACAGAGCAGTGTCACATCCAGCCCCTTGGTCGCTTCGAAAATCGCTTCGGTGTAGTCACGTACGGGGATCGTCGTCTCATCGCTGTAAACGACACCGATCCCACCGCCCACATCGAAGAACTTGATATCGATCTTGATCACTTTGAGAGAACGTACCAGGTCGGCTACGATCACTGCGGATTCTTTGATAGGATCGAGCTTGGTCAACTGTGAACCGATATGGAAATGGATCCCGACGGGATTGAGATATTCTGATTTATTTGCGTAGATATACATACGCTTCGCCATATCGATCTCAACACCGAACTTATTCTCATGCAGCCCGGTCGAGATATACGGATGGGTCTGAGGATCGATGTTCGGATTGACACGGATGGAGATACGCGCTTCTTTCCCAAGTTCTTTGGCGACCATCTCTACACGTTTCATCTCTGCTTCACTCTCGAGGTTCAGCATCAGGATATCTTTTTCCAGTGCCTCACGGATCTCATCATCGCGTTTACCTACACCGGAAAAAATGATCTTATACCTGTCCACCCCTGCATCCAGTGCACGTCTGACCTCACCGATACTGACACAGTCCGCTCCCGTACCCAGCTTGGCAAGATGTGCAATGACAGAGAGATTTGAATTGGCTTTGACCGCATAGTTAATCAGAGATTTCTTACCGGCAAAAGCTTCCTTGAGGTCATTGTACCGACGCTCCATATAATCAAAATCGTACATGTAGAGCGGCGTACCATATTTTTGGGCCAATGCTTTATAGTCAATATTCATCTATTCTGTTCCTGTTTTTATTCATGAATTGAAGATTTTAGAGTGATTTTATCCAAAAATCACTAAGAGAGATATGAAGGGAAGCAAAGCACTGTTCTATCATTGTTTCAAGCTATTCTTCTTTCATCTGTAAAGTACACATAGATAGCATAGAGCCATAAAAGTACGATAGGCATCACTGCAGTAAACTCCGGTTTGAGTACACCATTCAAGCCTATCTGTTCCAAACCAAAAAGAACTCCCCAAATGAGGAAGGTCACTCCCAGAGAGAATGCAACCACTACTCCAAAATTCATCATTCTGGCATGGAAAGGAAGCTTAAAAAAAAGTATGAGCAGGAGAGCGAGAGCAAAAAGCGGGACAATAACTTTGTTATATATTGTTGCCCGGATCTTATCCGAATCAAGATGTTGTATTTCAAGCAGCTTCCAAGTGTTATAAGCATCAATAATATTAAGTGCTTTCCCCTCATACAGCGATTCGATGATCTTTGGTTTATAGCCATGCAGGGTAGCAATACTTTCCTTCTGATCCATACTGTATCGGACCAACTCACCATTTTGATAAATATGCGTTTTTACAGTAGCGTTCTGGGCGATCCACTCTTCGCCGTTAAAAACAGCTACCGGTGCCTTTATCGTGTACCGTACCTGGTATCCAGCCACTTTGAAGATCGTGATCCCCTTGATCTTTTTCACAATGGGGTTAAGTTTTTTGATATACACAAAGGTATCATTGTATTTAAAAAACATATCATTGACATTGTAGGCATGCACTTGATTTTTTAACAACATATTTGCCTTATCTTTTGCATAAGAAAATTCTGTTGTATGCAAGTAGATAAAAACGGCATACGTTAGAGAAGCTATCACGAATACAGGAGAAAAGAGTCTCTTTTTCGTATATCCAAAAGCATGAAGTGCACCCATCGTATTTTGCTTGACAAAAGTGAGTTTAGTCATGATCACCGCAAACACGATCGCCAGAGGATAGAGTAAGCCCAGGGCTTCCTGCCACATATAGAAGATATACAGAATTTTATAGTTCCAGGAACCCTGTAGTTCCTCTGTATATTGAAAATAATCAATCGCCGCAAATGCGAAAGAGAGCCCGAAAAGGATCGCCAGAAGATTTTTGATGTAATGTTTTGCCAGATAACGAAAATGCAGAGAGGGATAGAAAAACTGACTCATTCAAGGCCTTCTATGGACTTGAGACTGTAGTAAGACTTAACCTTATTGAGGTCTTCACATAGTAAGGCTTTACATGCATTGGAGACATGCTTGACAAGTCTCTCTATCTCTTTTTCTTCTTCCTCACTAAAACGGTGGAGTACATAGTCCGCTACCTGTGATTTATGTTCCGGTTTTCCCACACCTATGCGAACACGGATATATTCCTTTCCGATATGTGCATCGAGGGAACGCAAACCGTTATGTCCCCCATGCCCGCCACCTCTTTTAAAACGTACCGCGCCAAAAGGCAGGTCGATGTCATCATGTATCACGATAATATCTTCCAGTTCAATTTTAAAGAACTGCTTGACCGTCTCAATAGATTTTCCCGAGAGGTTCATGAATGTGGTAGGTTTTAAAAAAAGTGTATTTGCGATACGGTAGAGTTCGCCCTGAAAGGCATTTTTGGAGATATTTCTGGCCCCAAGATCATCGACGAGGCTGTCGATGACTTTAAAGCCAATGTTATGTCGTGTATCTTCGTATTTTGATCCCGGATTTCCCAGACCTACGAAGAGTGTCACGACGATACTTTCATTACTTGGATTTAATTACACCACAGACAGCAACATCTGGTCTATCCATCATTTTACAGTTTGCAGGCACTTCTATATCCCTGATGAGAAGAGAGTCATCTCTGTTAAGCGGTTCAACATTAAGGTCGAATTTCGCTGGCATATTTTCGATAGCCCCTCTGACCTTGACTCTTCTTTTGGACATAACAAGTACACCTTTGTTCTTAAGACCGACCGGTGTTCCGTGTGTGACAACCGGTACAAGGAAGTCTGTTACCTGACCTGGAACCGTGATTCTAAGGTCAACATGCACAACTTCTCCGTGAACCGGGTGTAGTTGATACTCCTGGATCACTACATTCAACTCTTTGTCACCCACTTTTACTGGAAAAGCAAGGCTATCCTTATTTCTGACTGCTCTCATAAACTCACCGCGTTTGAACGCAGCTTGAATATTCTCTACGCCGTTTGCGTAAAGGTTTGCAGTCAGATAACCATCTCTTCTAAGCTTCTTTGCAGTAGTCTTTCCGATACTCTCTCTAACGATACCTTCTAACATATTTTTTGTCCTTAAATTAAAATAGAAGAGGATTATATCGAAATAGTTTTAAGGAGAGTTGAAGTTACTCATTCTCTTGCCTCCGTAGCTCCGCCAAGCTACGACCACTCCGGTTCCGTAACTAAAATCGTGAAGCAGTTCACGATTTCTTAATGTTATTCATCCTCAGATTTGAATTCGAAGAAATCCTCGTTGCCTCTGATCGTCTCCTCATCCACAATGGAACCTTTACCGACACCCTGCATTTTCAGTTTTAGGTCGGCAGGATTCGTTGCATATTCCAGTGCCACTTCTTTGGATATTTCTCCTTTTTTGATGAGATCAAGCAATGCCTGGTCAAAGGTCTGTGTCCCATAGATCTCTTTACCGTCAAAAAGGGCATCCGGGATCTCTGAATCCCTGCTCTCTGCGATCAATTGTTCGATTCTTGCAGTCTTCTTCAATATCTCGATCCCTGCGATCCTTCCACCACGCTTGGTTGGGATAAGCCTCTGTGAAATGACCCCCTCAAGTACCGATGCCAATGACATACGGATACGGTTCTGCTCCTCGTTGCTGAACATACCGACGATCCTGTCAATGGTCTCTTTGGCATCAAGGGTATGCAGTGTTGAAAATACCAGGTGCCCGGTATTGGCTGCATGCAGCGCAATATCTATGGTTTCAAGGTCCCTCATCTCACCCACCAGGATAATGTCAGGGTCTTCCCTCAGGGCAGCCCTCAACGCATCGGAAAAAGAGTGCGTATCCTGTCCCACTGCTCTTTGGTTGATAAGGCATCCCTTGTCTTTATGAACAAATTCTATCGGATCCTCAATCGTGATAATATGTTTTTTTGCCTCATTGTTGATCTTGTCCAGGATCGCAGCAAGTGTGGTTGATTTACCTGAACCCGTTACCCCGGTCACCAGTACCAATCCACGCTGTATCTCCGTAAACGTTTTGATCACTTCAGGGAGTTTGAGTTCATCCAGGGAGAGTATTTTGACCGGGATTAGACGGAACACGGCAGAAAGGCCATCCATCTGATAAAAGACATTCACACGGAAACGATACTCATCACCCAGTCTGTAACTGAAATCGAGTGTTCTGTCATTAATGAGCTTTTCATATTGCGCCTCTGTTGTGATCTCACGGACCATCTGTTCGACCATTTCAGGCGTCAGCATATCCTTTCCCAGTACCTTCATTGTACCGTGAATACGTACCCGTACCAGGGAGGCGGATTTGATATGAAGGTCACTCCCCTCATTGTTTACAAGTGTTCGCAGATACAGTTTAAGTTTCTCGTCCATCTTTTTCTCCCTGATCTTTATTTTTATTCTAAACTGTCCAGCATATCCTGAAAGGCTTTTTCAAAGGCTTCAAGCCCATCTTTAAGCAGGGAAGCATATACTTCATCCATATCAAACCCGCAGTCTTTAAGCTTGGTGAAATACCCATTGATCTCACTCTCTTCGATCGGCAGCTTCGGTGCTGTCGCCTTTTTGGCGATATAGGCTTCAATAGTCGCCAGAGGTGCCGTGTTCACTGAGTGTGGTGCCAGAAGTTCCCGAAGATAATAATCTGCCGGAAGATCATCACCCTTGACACCTGTACTGGCAAACAGTGTTCGGATGCTTGGTGTATGATTCTTCTCAATGATATTGTAAATCTTTGCAGCATTATAGATACCCGTTTTTGATACATCCATACCCTCGGCAGCAAGGTCAGCATCAAGCAGACGGTCAAAACGGCTGACAAAAACGGAAATGACCGCATTGACCTTTCCTCCACCATACACCTCATAGTTATGGAGGCCGGCGGTCATTGCTTTAAGACAGCGCCGTGCCTGCTCCGGGGAAAAGATCAGTGTTGCATTGACGGAGATCCCCATGGAGAGCAACTCTTTCATCGCTTCATATCCCGCATTAGTAGCAGGGACCTTTACCATCACATTGGGTTCGCCGATCGCTTCAAAAAGTCTTTTACCTTCTTCGATGGTCCCCTGGGTATCATTGGAGAGGAAAGGATCTACTTCAATGGAGATATACCCGTCATTGCCGCTTTTATAAGCACTTTGCAGCGCCTGTGCCGCAGTACGGATA
Coding sequences:
- the lysA gene encoding diaminopimelate decarboxylase, giving the protein MNIDYKALAQKYGTPLYMYDFDYMERRYNDLKEAFAGKKSLINYAVKANSNLSVIAHLAKLGTGADCVSIGEVRRALDAGVDRYKIIFSGVGKRDDEIREALEKDILMLNLESEAEMKRVEMVAKELGKEARISIRVNPNIDPQTHPYISTGLHENKFGVEIDMAKRMYIYANKSEYLNPVGIHFHIGSQLTKLDPIKESAVIVADLVRSLKVIKIDIKFFDVGGGIGVVYSDETTIPVRDYTEAIFEATKGLDVTLLCEPGRYMVANAGAFFTSVLYEKVNDGKRFVIVDGGMNDLIRPSLYNAYHKIDAVMVEGERTFADVVGPVCESGDFFGKNVPLPPLKHNDLIVVHSAGAYGFTMASNYNTRPKPAEVALEAGKDRLIRRRESYEDQVRLEKEFLRVDGNAEG
- a CDS encoding LptF/LptG family permease, which produces MSQFFYPSLHFRYLAKHYIKNLLAILFGLSFAFAAIDYFQYTEELQGSWNYKILYIFYMWQEALGLLYPLAIVFAVIMTKLTFVKQNTMGALHAFGYTKKRLFSPVFVIASLTYAVFIYLHTTEFSYAKDKANMLLKNQVHAYNVNDMFFKYNDTFVYIKKLNPIVKKIKGITIFKVAGYQVRYTIKAPVAVFNGEEWIAQNATVKTHIYQNGELVRYSMDQKESIATLHGYKPKIIESLYEGKALNIIDAYNTWKLLEIQHLDSDKIRATIYNKVIVPLFALALLLILFFKLPFHARMMNFGVVVAFSLGVTFLIWGVLFGLEQIGLNGVLKPEFTAVMPIVLLWLYAIYVYFTDERRIA
- the pth gene encoding aminoacyl-tRNA hydrolase; translated protein: MTLFVGLGNPGSKYEDTRHNIGFKVIDSLVDDLGARNISKNAFQGELYRIANTLFLKPTTFMNLSGKSIETVKQFFKIELEDIIVIHDDIDLPFGAVRFKRGGGHGGHNGLRSLDAHIGKEYIRVRIGVGKPEHKSQVADYVLHRFSEEEEKEIERLVKHVSNACKALLCEDLNKVKSYYSLKSIEGLE
- a CDS encoding 50S ribosomal protein L25/general stress protein Ctc, which gives rise to MLEGIVRESIGKTTAKKLRRDGYLTANLYANGVENIQAAFKRGEFMRAVRNKDSLAFPVKVGDKELNVVIQEYQLHPVHGEVVHVDLRITVPGQVTDFLVPVVTHGTPVGLKNKGVLVMSKRRVKVRGAIENMPAKFDLNVEPLNRDDSLLIRDIEVPANCKMMDRPDVAVCGVIKSK
- a CDS encoding type IV pilus twitching motility protein PilT, which encodes MDEKLKLYLRTLVNNEGSDLHIKSASLVRVRIHGTMKVLGKDMLTPEMVEQMVREITTEAQYEKLINDRTLDFSYRLGDEYRFRVNVFYQMDGLSAVFRLIPVKILSLDELKLPEVIKTFTEIQRGLVLVTGVTGSGKSTTLAAILDKINNEAKKHIITIEDPIEFVHKDKGCLINQRAVGQDTHSFSDALRAALREDPDIILVGEMRDLETIDIALHAANTGHLVFSTLHTLDAKETIDRIVGMFSNEEQNRIRMSLASVLEGVISQRLIPTKRGGRIAGIEILKKTARIEQLIAESRDSEIPDALFDGKEIYGTQTFDQALLDLIKKGEISKEVALEYATNPADLKLKMQGVGKGSIVDEETIRGNEDFFEFKSEDE
- a CDS encoding transaldolase: MVDRELKFSLWLDFVERDYLKNEFSKLIEAGVINGATSNPSIFASAITTSPAYKEQLESLAGKSAKEKYEAMAIEDIRTAAQALQSAYKSGNDGYISIEVDPFLSNDTQGTIEEGKRLFEAIGEPNVMVKVPATNAGYEAMKELLSMGISVNATLIFSPEQARRCLKAMTAGLHNYEVYGGGKVNAVISVFVSRFDRLLDADLAAEGMDVSKTGIYNAAKIYNIIEKNHTPSIRTLFASTGVKGDDLPADYYLRELLAPHSVNTAPLATIEAYIAKKATAPKLPIEESEINGYFTKLKDCGFDMDEVYASLLKDGLEAFEKAFQDMLDSLE